The following nucleotide sequence is from Candidatus Eisenbacteria bacterium.
CTCGATCGAGAGGAAGACGGCGCTCGGTTCCCACGGAGGGCCGGTGCGTTTCGGGGCTCATTCATGCGACGCACCCCGCTCGATCTGATCGAGCGCGCGGTCGAGGACCGGCTCGATCGCTGACGGTGACGACGATCGCTCGGCGAGACAAGTCTCATTCCTTCATGTGTGGACGGAATCGCCCGCGCACGGGACGGCGCGCGGGCACAGCGGGCCGACGGGAGGAGTTACACCGCGCCCACGCGGCGACAGCGAGCGCGTCGTTCGAACTTAGGGGGTCACGTTCGCGGGCTTCGCCTGCGGGACGCCCGGCTCGACCCTCGGCGCCGCGGAGGGGACGTGCTTCGGCCGGTTCTCGCGGGAACGCCAACATCCGCCGTCGAAGTAGACGCCTTCCTCGATCACGAGGTTCTTCGTGTAGATGTTCCCCTCGAAGCGCGAACCGGTCTGAAGCTTCACGCCTTCCTTGGCGTTGACCTCGCCGTTCAGATTGCCGGCGATCGTCGCCTGCTTCGTCTCCACCTCCGCCCGAACCTTCCCGGTCTTCCCGATCACGAGCGTTTCCGAGACGATCAACTTCCCGTCGAACTGACCGTCGATTCGGATGCCGCCGTTCACGTTGATCGTCCCGTTGAACACGCACCCTTCGGCGATGATCGATGCCACGCTACCCGCTCCCTCCCCAAGATCCGTTCTTGCCATCTCCAACTCTTTCATTCAGGGTAAGTTACCGATCCCCCAACCGAGAATAGAGGAAGCGGATTCCGCGGGTCAAGCCGTTTCTCCTTCCGACTATGCTAGACTTCCCCGGGATCGTCGGGCATCCGGAGAGAAACCATGAAGCGCATTCCCCGAAGAGACGAGGCCGCCGACCGCTTCCGGGGAGGGATCGCCTCGGTTCTTCTCGTCGGCTTCGCGGCGGGGATCCTCGCGGGCCTCTCGAGGGTTGCG
It contains:
- a CDS encoding polymer-forming cytoskeletal protein — translated: MASIIAEGCVFNGTINVNGGIRIDGQFDGKLIVSETLVIGKTGKVRAEVETKQATIAGNLNGEVNAKEGVKLQTGSRFEGNIYTKNLVIEEGVYFDGGCWRSRENRPKHVPSAAPRVEPGVPQAKPANVTP